The following proteins are co-located in the Primulina tabacum isolate GXHZ01 chromosome 11, ASM2559414v2, whole genome shotgun sequence genome:
- the LOC142517617 gene encoding putative WRKY transcription factor 14 codes for MCSYFFKRMDNFQGDLTDIIRTNGCSIAGGNTASAEVSAQQEWQFPNNPINYSSEYFGDPFADIRDPFLHDMDTPVSGFFHDSNIEDNANDRGLAVNGGENNATSHKFLCDEMKRPSNMFSRMLQICPDGKFSGLPCGSSPAPASSPRVFKGPADQGLVSPNCSKGCLMDSPEALQISSPRNTGIKRRKSQAKKVVCIPAPAPANSRPTGEIVPSDLWAWRKYGQKPIKGSPYPRGYYRCSSSKGCSARKQVERSRTDPNMLVITYTSEHNHPWPTQRNALAGSTRSQTSKTSSTSKNSANSQAQKSANPKEEKKKVTTENKKLRSSTVEENPVSVKEEMDVDFDSNLEMEDHADLDEGFPQSYKPTMPDSSKSEDSFFVDIGEFEADPLNLLFSQAGCSGDMERENKSLDPFAFYDWAGNSSIVADTCTTSYAEAKRDS; via the exons ATGTGCAGTTACTTCTTCAAGAGAATGGATAACTTTCAAGGAGATTTAACCGATATAATCCGAACGAATGGCTGCAGTATCGCCGGTGGAAACACGGCATCAGCTGAAGTGTCGGCACAGCAAGAATGGCAGTTTCCAAACAACCCGATCAACTATTCGTCCGAGTATTTTGGGGATCCATTTGCTGACATAAGAGATCCATTCCTCCATGATATGGATACTCCAGTGTCAGGATTTTTTCACGACTCGAATATTGAAGACAATGCAAATGACAGAGGGCTCGCTGTTAATGGAGGTGAAAATAACGCCACTTCTCACAAGTTTCTTTGTGATGAGATGAAAAGACCTTCGAATATGTTTTCAAGGATGCTGCAGATCTGCCCTGATGGAAAGTTTTCGGGGTTACCATGCGGTTCTTCGCCGGCGCCTGCTTCTTCTCCGAGGGTTTTTAAAGGTCCCGCTGACCAAGGTCTGGTTTCTCCGAATTGCTCCAAAGGTTGCTTGATGGATAGCCCAGAAGCTCTGCAGATCTCGTCTCCGCGAAATACGGGTATCAAGAGAAG GAAAAGCCAGGCAAAGAAGGTAGTCTGTATACCAGCTCCAGCACCTGCAAACAGCAGACCAACTGGAGAAATTGTTCCATCTGATCTTTGGGCATGGAGAAAGTATGGTCAAAAGCCTATTAAAGGATCTCCTTATCCAAG GGGTTACTATAGATGCAGTAGTTCAAAGGGTTGTTCTGCCAGGAAACAAGTGGAGCGGAGCCGAACGGACCCGAATATGCTTGTGATCACATACACTTCGGAGCATAATCATCCATGGCCCACCCAAAGAAATGCTCTTGCAGGCTCTACCAGATCTCAGACATCCAAGACCAGTTCTACTTCAAAGAATTCAGCAAACTCTCAAGCTCAAAAATCTGCAAACCCTAAAGAAGAGAAGAAAAAAGTAACTACTGAGAATAAAAAACTGCGCTCGTCCACAGTAGAAGAGAATCCTGTATCTGTGAAAGAGGAGATGGATGTAGATTTTGATAGTAATTTAGAAATGGAAGATCATGCAGATTTGGATGAAGGATTTCCACAGAGCTACAAGCCTACCATGCCAGACTCCAGCAAATCCGAAGATAGTTTCTTTGTGGATATAGGAGAATTTGAGGCTGACCCTTTGAATCTCTTGTTCTCGCAAGCTGGATGTTCCGGCGATATGGAACGGGAAAACAAATCTTTGGATCCATTCGCCTTCTATGATTGGGCAGGAAATAGCAGTATTGTAGCAGACACCTGCACCACATCTTATGCAGAAGCCAAAAGGGATTCTTGA
- the LOC142518282 gene encoding berberine bridge enzyme-like 22 produces MMISHSVQVLLLLSFFLAFCDAKHEEFVECMSIYSAKTYIKSFKYIHPPSSKSYFNLLQSAEQNPRWLNSTSSTPRFIITPYDADEIRAAILCSKKHGLQIRVKSGGHDYEGLSFLCKTPFIIIDFINLRSISIDLEKETAWVQSGATLGELYYNIAKKSGVLGFPAGVCPSVGVGGHFSGGGIGTMVRKYGLAADNIIDAFFMDVEGRILDRKSMGEDLFWAIRGGGGGSFGVIIGWKIKLFRVPPIVTVFTLHKTLNQEGVGLVHQWQQIATKLPEDLFIRVVIQGSDIDGKATQKVVEVLFNSLFLGPINELIPLMNKSFPELGLTEKNCSEMSWIESVMYFTGYQQSDPLELLLDRTIQFKSYFKAKSDFAEKSIPENAFGGIRKRFLQEKLAFLIMDPFGGRMEEIPESELPFPHRKGNLFNIQYLVKWVANEDTESKKHENWIRELYNYMEPYVSSSPRAAYINYRDLDIGVDIQNHNISHSHVVWGKKYFKGNFKKLAGVKRRVDPGNFFRHEQSIPLLV; encoded by the coding sequence ATGATGATCTCTCATTCAGTCCAAGTCCTGCTTTTGCTTTCATTTTTCCTTGCATTTTGTGATGCGAAACATGAAGAATTTGTCGAGTGCATGTCAATTTATTCTGCTAAAACATACATTAAATCCTTTAAATACATACACCCTCCAAGCTctaaatcatatttcaatctcTTGCAATCCGCGGAACAAAATCCCAGATGGTTAAACTCGACGTCCTCTACACCTAGATTCATAATCACACCATACGATGCTGATGAAATCAGAGCAGCCATCCTTTGTAGCAAGAAGCATGGTTTGCAAATCAGAGTCAAGAGCGGTGGACATGACTATGAGGGCCTATCGTTCCTTTGCAAAACACCGtttataataattgattttatcaaTCTCCGTTCCATTAGCATTGATTTGGAGAAGGAAACAGCATGGGTTCAGTCAGGGGCAACGCTTGGTGAGTTATATTACAACATCGCTAAGAAGAGTGGAGTTCTTGGATTTCCTGCAGGAGTATGCCCAAGTGTGGGTGTTGGAGGCCACTTTAGTGGAGGGGGTATAGGAACCATGGTCAGAAAATATGGCCTAGCTGCAGATAACATCATTGATGCTTTTTTCATGGATGTAGAGGGAAGGATTCTTGATCGAAAATCAATGGGGGAAGATCTATTTTGGGCTATTCGAGGAGGTGGAGGAGGTAGCTTTGGGGTAATAATTGGTTGGAAAATCAAGTTGTTTCGAGTTCCACCGATTGTGACCGTTTTTACACTACACAAGACTTTAAATCAAGAAGGTGTAGGACTTGTCCATCAATGGCAACAGATAGCAACTAAGCTGCCGGAAGATCTATTCATCAGAGTTGTGATTCAAGGTTCAGATATAGATGGCAAAGCGACGCAGAAAGTGGTAGAGGTTTTGTTTAACTCTCTATTTCTGGGACCAATAAATGAATTAATTCCATTGATGAATAAGAGCTTCCCAGAATTAGGCTTAACAGAAAAAAATTGTAGTGAAATGAGTTGGATAGAATCTGTCATGTACTTCACTGGATATCAACAAAGTGACCCCCTGGAACTTTTACTGGATAGAACCATCCAATTTAAGAGCTACTTCAAGGCAAAATCAGATTTCGCGGAGAAATCCATACCAGAGAATGCATTTGGAGGGATTCGAAAAAGATTTCTGCAAGAAAAGTTAGCATTCTTGATAATGGATCCCTTCGGAGGAAGAATGGAGGAAATCCCAGAATCTGAACTGCCTTTCCCGCACAGAAAAGGAAATCTGTTCAACATACAATACTTGGTGAAATGGGTAGCGAACGAGGATACCGAATCCAAGAAACATGAGAACTGGATCAGAGAGCTTTACAATTACATGGAACCATATGTTTCAAGCTCTCCACGAGCTGCCTACATAAACTATAGGGATCTTGATATAGGAGTCGACATTCAGAATCATAATATCAGCCATTCACATGTGGTTTGGggtaaaaaatatttcaagggAAACTTCAAAAAATTGGCAGGAGTGAAGAGACGGGTTGATCCGGGTAACTTTTTCAGGCATGAACAGAGTATTCCCCTGCTGGTGTAA